The genomic DNA CACCGCTGCACTCACCTCCGTGGAGGGCGAGCCATCCTGCATGACGTCCCATTGTTTCGACAACAAAGATCCGGCCGTGAGAACCTGCGGTGGTTCTCAGCCGATCAATTTCCTCCATAATCACATTAACAGCGGTATCAAAACCGAGCGAATATTCGGTCCCTGTAAGGTCATTATCAATGGTCTTGGGAATGCCTATTGTCTTGATGCCCAGTTTGTGCAATTTATAGGCAACACCAAGCGTATCTTCTCCGCCAAGCACAACAAGTGCGTCTATCCCGAGCTTTTTAATATTATCAATTAATTTTTCAGAACGATCATTTTTCGGATTGAACGGGTTTGTACGTGAGGTCCCTAAGTTTGTCCCGCCATACCGGTCCCATGTTCGAACGATCTCTTCATCCAGACGCTTGAGGTATCGATCGCAGCTTTTCGGATCGTCAGGATCAACCTCTACCAATCCCTTCCAACCGTCAGCAACACCGATAACTTCAAAAGAAACAGATCGCTTCTCAGCGAGTTTTGGATCAAGAACACTTTTTGTTACCCATTTGACCGCACCATTCAGGCCGGGGCAGTCTCCTCCACCTGTTAAAACAGCTATTTTTAGTTTCATGACTTTTGCCCCCTTCACAAATCAGATTTCCCTGCTAATAACCAAAGGCACAAAGGCCGTGCTGAACAGGCAGGCCATTATTCGTGCCGTACGACTTTTAC from Syntrophorhabdaceae bacterium includes the following:
- a CDS encoding ATP-dependent 6-phosphofructokinase — encoded protein: MKLKIAVLTGGGDCPGLNGAVKWVTKSVLDPKLAEKRSVSFEVIGVADGWKGLVEVDPDDPKSCDRYLKRLDEEIVRTWDRYGGTNLGTSRTNPFNPKNDRSEKLIDNIKKLGIDALVVLGGEDTLGVAYKLHKLGIKTIGIPKTIDNDLTGTEYSLGFDTAVNVIMEEIDRLRTTAGSHGRIFVVETMGRHAGWLALHGGECSGAYIILIPEHHFDMGKVCELLRERRGREIKYSIIVVSEGAKPSGQHEFLRNGKIDEFGHPSLGGIASYIAGEIEKQTGFESRHLILSHLQRGGSPSARDRLMARWFGIAAADMIINEDFGRMVSLVRGEITSVPMKEIINNLKLVDVERYYDTERYNGRRSIM